The DNA sequence GATCGGCTCGCCCAGGTGCGCGGCCAGGTATTCCTGCCACGTCTCCTCGTCGCTGACCTGGTGGCACTGGGTGAAGCTGTTGCCGTAGGTGTTGATGCGGCGTGGCCGGTCGGCGTAGATCGCCGCGCGGCGGGCGCCGTCGGGTTGGCTGGTCGAGATGGTGCTCGATCCGTCGAGCCCGTCGCGCGGCATGTAGTTGCCCAGCACGTACCCCACTTCCGGATCGAACTGCGCCCATGAGGGCTCGTCCGAGAGGAAGCGGTCGATATCGACCCGGGCCAGAACGCTTTCGGTGATGTATTGGGCGTAAGTGGTCATGCCGGGAGTTTAACCGGAAGAATCCCGGTCATTGTACTTTCTTGTACTTTGTTGTACTTTTCACAGCGATATTCAAAACGCACAAATCCACCGGTACCCGCAAGTACTTATAATAAAACGACTTACGTATTTACGCCCCTTCCCGCTCCTCCCGGTGCAGTAGCTGCAAAAAGGGCGTCGGATTCACGCCAGGAGCATCGACGTTCTGTCTGTATCTACCATTGTTCTCGATCCTAAATGAATTTGCCGAAGGGCTCGCCCGTGGTGGCACAGCCTTTCCCAAGCTGCGACCGGCTGTGAGGTGTTCTGCGAAGAGCCCGCAGGCTGAAAACCTCCCACCCTCTACGCGCGGGCCAGACGCCTGCGACACGATATGGGGAAGGGGAACGGGGTGGCGGCAGACCGCTCCAGCATGGTATCCTGCGGTCATGGACGAGGCCACGCTGCCATCAATGTCTTCCCAAGGCAAGATACCGCTGTCCGGCAGGGCAGGCGCCGCACTGGCCGGCGGATTCATCGTTCTTGCGGCCGTGGCGGTTTACTACAGCAGCATTGACGCTCCCTTCGTGTTTGACGGCCCCGACTCCATTGTGGCCAATCCCAGCATCCGGTGTCTGTGGCCTCTGTGGGCGCCCCTGTCGCCTCCCTCCGGAGGCCATACTGTCAGCGGGCGCCCGATCCTGAATTTGACGCTGGCTCTTAACTACGCCCTTGGCGGCGCCGACGTCAGGGGCTACCACGTCGCCAACGTGGCGATCCACATCTTGAGCGGACTTTTCCTGCTGGGGATACTGAGGCGGACGCTTGCTTTGCCGGCGATAGCCGCACAGTTCGGCCGCGGGGCCATGTTTGTGGCCGCAGCCGCGGCGACAATCTGGACTATCCATCCGCTGCACACGCAATCGGTGACGTACGTGATCCAGCGAGCTGAATCGCTGGCCGGACTCTTCTACCTGGCCACGCTCTATTGCGCCATTCGCGGCTTTGCGTCATCGCCGGGAATCCTCTGGTATGCGCTGTCGACGATCAACTGCCTTCTTGGCATGGCCACCAAGGAGGTCGTGGCCACGGCACCGCTGATGGTGCTGCTGTATGATCGCGTCTTCTGGACCTCATCGGTCAAGGATTCGCTCCGCCGCCGATGGCCGGCGTATCTGTCGCTGGCGATGACGTGGCTTCTGCTGGCCTGGTTGGTGCTTGGCAACAGCAGCCGCGGCAGCACCGCCGGGCTTCATGCGCGGGTGACATGGTGGGAATACGCCCTCTCGCAGCCGCAGGTCATCCTGAAGTACCTGGGGCTGGCTCTCTGGCCACACCCGCTGGTTCTAGACTATGGTTGGCCCGTGGCTTCGATTGCCTGGGATACCATCGCGTGGACGCTGGCCGCCGGCGGCCTGCTGGCGGCCGCGATACTGGCACTGCGACGATTTCCAAGTGCGGGTTTCTTGGGCGTGGCGTATTTCCTGCTTCTGGCGCCCACCTCCAGCGTTCTTCCGATCGACGATCTGATGTGTGAACACCGGACTTATCTTCCGCTGGCGGCGGTCACGATTCTGGCCGTCGCAGGCGCATATTGGCTGTGGGTTCGCCCGGTCCGGGCGAACCGGCTTGTGCATCATTCCGCTGCCGTCGTGGTGGCCGTTGCCGTCGCGCTGGCGCTGGGGTTGGCAACCGCCGCCCGCAATGGCGACTACCAGTCTGAACTCTCCATCTGGCAAGACACCGTCCGCAAGCGGCCGCAGAACGCGCGGGCACATCACAACGTTGGTCAGGCGTATTTCGTGCTGGGGCAGACAAACCTGGCCATTGCCCAGTATCGCATGGCGCTGGAGTTGAAGAAGGATTTCCCGCTGGCCTATGTGAATCTCGGTAACGCGTTGATGCGGCTGGATCTCAAGGACCAAGCCCTTCAGTGCTACCAGCAGGCCCTGCAGATCCAGGCTGACTTTGCGGAAGGGCACTATGTCCTGGGCAACTTCAGGATGAATGAAGGCAATCTGATGGAGGCAATGGATCATTATCGAAAAGCGATTGTCGCGCAGCCGGAACACTGCGAGGCGCACAATAATCTGGGGCTGGTACTGGCCAAGCTTGGCGACACTGACCAGGCCCTTGGCCACTACCGCGTTGCCCTCAGAATTAATCCGAACTACCGCCAAGCCCATTTCAACATGGCCAATCTTCTGGTAGCCGGCGGCCACGCGTCAGAAGCCATCGAGCACTATCGGCGAGCCATCAGTCTTGATTTCACGTACGCCGAAGCGCATTACAATCTGGCCAACATCCTGGCGGGACGGGGCGAATTGTCCCAGGCGATGAACCATTATCAGCAAGCCATCTCGCACAAGCCCGACATGGCCGACGCGCACCACAACCTGGGTTCGGTCCTGAGGCTGCTGGGCAGGCCCGCCGAAGCGGTGGAGCAGTACGAGCGGGCTTTGGCCATCGACGCCAACCACATCGGGGCCATGAGAAACCTGGCATGGCTGCTGGCAACGACA is a window from the Planctomycetaceae bacterium genome containing:
- a CDS encoding tetratricopeptide repeat protein, translating into MSSQGKIPLSGRAGAALAGGFIVLAAVAVYYSSIDAPFVFDGPDSIVANPSIRCLWPLWAPLSPPSGGHTVSGRPILNLTLALNYALGGADVRGYHVANVAIHILSGLFLLGILRRTLALPAIAAQFGRGAMFVAAAAATIWTIHPLHTQSVTYVIQRAESLAGLFYLATLYCAIRGFASSPGILWYALSTINCLLGMATKEVVATAPLMVLLYDRVFWTSSVKDSLRRRWPAYLSLAMTWLLLAWLVLGNSSRGSTAGLHARVTWWEYALSQPQVILKYLGLALWPHPLVLDYGWPVASIAWDTIAWTLAAGGLLAAAILALRRFPSAGFLGVAYFLLLAPTSSVLPIDDLMCEHRTYLPLAAVTILAVAGAYWLWVRPVRANRLVHHSAAVVVAVAVALALGLATAARNGDYQSELSIWQDTVRKRPQNARAHHNVGQAYFVLGQTNLAIAQYRMALELKKDFPLAYVNLGNALMRLDLKDQALQCYQQALQIQADFAEGHYVLGNFRMNEGNLMEAMDHYRKAIVAQPEHCEAHNNLGLVLAKLGDTDQALGHYRVALRINPNYRQAHFNMANLLVAGGHASEAIEHYRRAISLDFTYAEAHYNLANILAGRGELSQAMNHYQQAISHKPDMADAHHNLGSVLRLLGRPAEAVEQYERALAIDANHIGAMRNLAWLLATTLPASSENLARSLTLAQRAVLPAPNAIESLDVLAAAHAANGQFSQAVAVAERAVVLARAAGHLQRAAVLESRLGLYRQGKAYREQAASQGGQ